In Fusobacterium canifelinum, a genomic segment contains:
- a CDS encoding Na+/H+ antiporter NhaC family protein, with product MILLNPVVISVIVMSVLCLLKLNVLLALIISALVAGFAAGMPIGDIMGTLISGMGGQAETALSYILLGTLAVAIGNTGVASIISRKVASVVNGKKLVILIIIAIFGCFSQNLIPVHIAYIPILIPPLISVMNKLKLDRRAMACSLTFSLKMPYIAIPAGFGLIFQGIIATQMTENGMPVNKLDVWKSTWILGVAMIIGLLIALLFSYRKDREYQDLPLKGIEIEEAEKMETKHWLTLLAALAAFVVPVIYGSLPLGALAALVLMFVFGVLKWKDIDKTIGGGMQLMGLIAFIMLIASGYATVIKQTGAVEELVNSIYGMIGGSKPIGVLLMLLVGLLVTMGIGTSFGTIPVVAAIYIPLCLKLGLSASGSVVILAAAAALGDAGSPASDSTLGPTSGLNVDGQHDHIWDTCVPTFLHFNILLIIGGFIGGMFF from the coding sequence ATGATTTTATTAAATCCGGTTGTTATTTCAGTTATTGTTATGAGTGTTTTATGTTTATTAAAACTTAATGTGTTGCTAGCATTAATAATTTCTGCATTAGTTGCTGGTTTTGCTGCTGGTATGCCAATAGGAGACATTATGGGGACTCTTATTAGTGGTATGGGCGGACAAGCTGAAACTGCATTAAGTTATATTCTTCTAGGAACTCTTGCAGTTGCTATTGGAAATACAGGTGTTGCTAGTATTATTTCAAGAAAAGTTGCTTCTGTTGTAAATGGTAAAAAATTAGTAATATTAATTATTATAGCAATATTTGGATGTTTTTCACAAAATTTAATACCAGTTCATATTGCATACATTCCAATATTAATTCCACCTTTAATAAGTGTTATGAATAAATTAAAATTGGATAGAAGAGCTATGGCTTGTTCACTTACATTTTCTTTAAAAATGCCTTATATTGCTATTCCTGCTGGATTTGGATTAATATTCCAAGGTATTATTGCAACTCAAATGACAGAAAATGGAATGCCTGTTAACAAACTTGATGTATGGAAATCAACTTGGATATTAGGTGTAGCTATGATAATTGGGTTGTTAATAGCTTTACTTTTCTCTTATAGAAAAGATAGAGAATATCAAGATTTACCTTTAAAAGGTATAGAAATTGAAGAAGCTGAAAAAATGGAAACTAAACATTGGTTAACTTTACTTGCTGCTTTGGCTGCATTTGTAGTTCCTGTAATTTATGGTTCTCTTCCACTTGGGGCTCTTGCTGCATTAGTATTAATGTTTGTATTTGGAGTATTAAAATGGAAAGATATTGATAAGACTATTGGTGGAGGTATGCAACTAATGGGGCTTATAGCTTTTATCATGTTAATTGCTTCTGGATATGCAACAGTTATTAAACAAACTGGTGCTGTTGAAGAATTAGTAAATTCTATCTATGGAATGATAGGTGGAAGCAAACCTATTGGTGTGCTATTAATGTTATTAGTAGGACTTTTAGTAACTATGGGAATTGGAACTTCATTTGGTACTATTCCAGTTGTTGCTGCTATCTATATTCCTCTATGTTTAAAACTTGGTTTATCAGCTTCAGGTTCAGTAGTTATTCTTGCTGCTGCAGCTGCATTAGGAGATGCTGGTTCACCTGCATCAGACTCAACATTAGGACCAACATCAGGATTAAATGTTGATGGACAACACGATCATATTTGGGATACTTGTGTACCTACATTCTTACACTTTAATATTTTACTAATCATTGGTGGATTTATAGGTGGAATGTTCTTCTAA
- a CDS encoding peptidylprolyl isomerase, whose amino-acid sequence MSLQAIIKTNKGEIKLNLFSDVAPVTVLNFITLAKTGYYNGLKFHRVIEDFMIQGGDPTGTGAGGPGYQFGDEFKEGVVFNKKGLLAMANAGPNTNGSQFFITHVPTEWLNYKHTIFGEVVSQKDQDVVDSIKQGDIMNEVTIIGDTDRLIEDNKEFYTQLKNFLKI is encoded by the coding sequence ATGAGTTTACAAGCTATTATCAAAACAAACAAGGGGGAGATAAAACTAAATTTGTTTTCAGATGTAGCTCCTGTAACTGTACTTAATTTTATAACTCTTGCTAAAACTGGTTATTATAATGGTTTAAAATTTCATAGAGTTATAGAAGATTTTATGATACAGGGTGGAGACCCAACAGGGACTGGTGCAGGTGGTCCAGGTTACCAATTTGGAGATGAATTTAAAGAAGGAGTAGTATTTAATAAAAAAGGATTGCTTGCTATGGCAAATGCAGGTCCTAACACAAATGGTTCACAATTTTTTATCACTCATGTTCCAACAGAGTGGTTAAACTACAAACATACTATTTTTGGAGAAGTAGTTTCTCAAAAAGATCAAGATGTTGTAGATAGCATTAAACAAGGTGATATAATGAATGAAGTTACTATAATAGGAGATACAGATAGATTGATAGAAGATAATAAAGAATTCTATACTCAATTAAAAAATTTTCTAAAAATCTAA
- a CDS encoding THUMP domain-containing class I SAM-dependent RNA methyltransferase, whose translation MIFIASTTMGLESVVKDECLDLGFKNIKVFDGRVEFEGDFKDLVKANIYLRCSDRVFIKMAEFKALTYEELFQNIKALNWQDFIDEDGEFPISWVSSVKSKLYSKSDIQRISKKAIVEKLKEKYKREIFLENGALYSIKIQCHKDVFVVMLDSSGESLTKRGYRALKMLAPIKETLAAALVYLSKWKADEVLLDPMCGTGTIAIEAAMIARNIAPGANRNFAAEKWSIIDKNLWTDIRDEAFSNEDLSKDLKIYASDIDERSIEIAKENSEKAGVEDDIIFDVKDFKDIESPAKYGAMIVNPPYGERLMGDEDIEELYRNFGNFCKKKLAKWSYYIITSYEDFENAFDKKSTKNRKLYNGGIKCYYYQYFGDRKNGYKH comes from the coding sequence ATGATATTTATAGCATCCACTACTATGGGTTTAGAAAGTGTTGTTAAAGATGAATGCCTTGACTTAGGTTTTAAAAATATAAAGGTTTTTGATGGTAGAGTTGAATTTGAAGGAGATTTCAAAGATTTAGTTAAGGCTAACATATATTTAAGATGTTCTGATAGAGTATTTATTAAAATGGCAGAATTTAAAGCCTTGACTTATGAAGAATTATTTCAAAATATAAAAGCTCTTAACTGGCAAGATTTTATAGATGAGGATGGAGAATTTCCTATTTCTTGGGTAAGTTCTGTTAAATCTAAGTTATATTCAAAATCTGATATACAAAGAATTAGTAAAAAAGCTATTGTTGAAAAGTTAAAAGAAAAATATAAAAGAGAAATCTTTTTAGAAAATGGTGCTTTATATTCAATTAAAATTCAATGTCATAAAGATGTATTCGTTGTTATGCTCGATAGTTCAGGAGAATCTTTAACAAAAAGAGGATACAGAGCTTTGAAAATGCTTGCTCCTATTAAAGAAACTCTGGCAGCAGCATTGGTATATCTATCAAAATGGAAAGCCGATGAAGTTTTACTTGATCCAATGTGTGGAACAGGTACCATTGCAATAGAAGCAGCTATGATAGCTAGAAATATTGCTCCAGGAGCAAATAGAAATTTTGCAGCTGAAAAATGGTCTATCATTGATAAAAATCTTTGGACCGACATAAGAGATGAGGCTTTCTCAAATGAAGATTTATCAAAAGATTTAAAGATTTATGCCTCAGATATAGATGAAAGAAGTATAGAAATTGCAAAAGAAAACTCTGAAAAAGCTGGAGTTGAAGATGATATAATTTTTGATGTTAAAGATTTTAAAGACATTGAAAGCCCAGCTAAATATGGTGCTATGATAGTAAATCCTCCTTATGGTGAAAGACTTATGGGAGATGAAGATATTGAAGAATTATATAGAAATTTTGGAAATTTTTGTAAAAAGAAATTAGCTAAATGGTCTTACTATATAATTACTTCTTATGAAGATTTTGAAAATGCTTTTGATAAAAAGTCAACTAAAAATCGTAAATTATATAATGGTGGTATAAAGTGTTATTATTATCAATATTTTGGAGATAGAAAAAATGGATATAAGCACTAA
- a CDS encoding AI-2E family transporter yields the protein MNLKSFLKIIGIILVFVILQSYFINPDNLVHIIDKWKNYFMTIIISIFIAILLEPIVGYLKKKSKINDILAISLSIAFVVLVFIILSLIIIPEIISSLKVLNDIYPYISEKATKIGKNLVDYLAKKNIYTVNMDEVNNYFTNFISNNTTNITKLVSSLLGSLVDWTIGFTNLFLSFVLAFLILLDKKHLIKTLENIIIIIFGVKNTPYIMNKLKLSKDIFLSYVSGKIIVSAIVGLCVYIILLITGTPYAALSAILLGVGNMIPYVGSIIGGIIAFFLILLVAPIKIIILLIAIIISQLVDGFIVGPKIIGNKVGLNTFWVMISMIIFGNLFGLIGMFLGIPILSIIRLFYIDLLKAKQGGEQ from the coding sequence ATGAATTTAAAAAGTTTCTTAAAAATTATTGGGATAATATTAGTTTTTGTGATATTACAGTCATATTTTATAAATCCAGATAATCTTGTACATATAATAGATAAATGGAAAAATTATTTTATGACAATAATAATATCAATTTTCATAGCAATTCTCTTAGAACCAATAGTTGGATATTTAAAGAAAAAAAGTAAAATAAATGACATATTGGCAATAAGTCTATCAATAGCTTTTGTAGTATTGGTATTTATTATTTTATCACTGATAATTATTCCAGAAATAATTTCATCATTAAAAGTATTAAATGATATTTATCCCTATATTTCAGAAAAAGCAACAAAAATAGGAAAAAATTTAGTTGATTATTTAGCTAAAAAAAATATTTATACTGTAAATATGGATGAAGTAAATAATTATTTTACTAATTTTATTAGTAATAACACTACAAATATAACAAAATTGGTATCTTCACTTTTAGGTAGTCTAGTTGATTGGACAATAGGATTTACAAATTTATTTTTATCATTTGTACTAGCATTTCTAATATTACTAGATAAAAAACATCTTATAAAAACATTAGAAAATATTATAATAATTATCTTTGGAGTAAAAAACACTCCTTATATTATGAATAAATTAAAGTTATCAAAAGATATATTCTTAAGTTATGTTTCAGGAAAAATAATAGTATCAGCAATAGTTGGTCTATGTGTATATATTATTTTATTAATAACAGGAACTCCTTATGCAGCTTTAAGTGCAATTTTATTAGGAGTAGGAAACATGATACCTTATGTTGGTTCTATTATTGGAGGAATAATAGCATTTTTCTTAATTTTATTAGTAGCTCCAATAAAAATTATTATTTTATTGATAGCAATAATAATATCACAATTAGTTGATGGCTTTATAGTTGGTCCAAAAATAATAGGAAACAAGGTTGGCCTTAACACATTTTGGGTTATGATATCTATGATAATTTTTGGAAATTTATTTGGTTTGATTGGAATGTTCTTAGGAATTCCAATATTATCAATAATTAGATTATTCTATATTGATTTACTAAAGGCTAAGCAAGGGGGAGAACAATGA
- a CDS encoding NusG domain II-containing protein, translating into MKKTKYFKIGDLVIYIFLIIFFSILIFKIGSFKDVKGAKAEIWVDGELKYVYPLQEEEKNIFVETNLGGCNVQFKDNMVRVTTSNSPLKIAVKQGFIKSPGEVIIGIPDRLVIKIVGDSEDDLDIDFIAR; encoded by the coding sequence ATGAAAAAAACTAAATACTTTAAAATTGGAGATTTAGTTATATATATCTTTTTAATAATTTTTTTCTCTATACTTATCTTTAAAATAGGTAGTTTTAAAGATGTTAAAGGAGCTAAGGCAGAAATATGGGTTGATGGAGAATTAAAATATGTCTATCCTTTACAAGAAGAAGAAAAAAATATTTTTGTTGAAACTAATTTAGGTGGTTGTAATGTACAATTTAAAGATAATATGGTAAGGGTAACAACCTCCAACTCTCCACTTAAAATAGCTGTAAAACAAGGTTTTATAAAATCTCCAGGTGAGGTTATAATTGGTATTCCAGATAGACTTGTAATAAAAATTGTTGGGGATTCTGAAGATGATTTAGATATAGATTTTATAGCAAGGTAA
- a CDS encoding phosphatidylserine decarboxylase: protein MDFEKIQYIERKTGEIKTEKVMGEGALKFLYYNPFGKLALHTIVKRKFLSDWYGKKMSKPESKEKIKSFVEEMGIDMSEYKRPIEDYTSFNDFFYRELKEGARKIDYSENVIVSPADGKILAYQNIKEVDKFFVKGSEFTLEEFFNDKELAKKYEDGTFVIVRLAPADYHRFHFPVDGEISEVKKISGDYYSVSTHAIKTNFRIFCENKREYAILKTEKFGDIAMFDIGATMVGGIVQTYKANSSVKKGEEKGYFLFGGSTCILVFEKDKVIIDKDIIENSQKKIETRIYMGEKFGNEKN from the coding sequence ATGGATTTCGAAAAAATACAATATATAGAAAGAAAAACTGGTGAAATAAAAACTGAAAAGGTAATGGGAGAAGGAGCATTAAAATTTTTATATTATAATCCCTTTGGAAAATTAGCTTTGCATACAATAGTAAAAAGGAAATTTCTATCTGATTGGTATGGAAAAAAGATGTCTAAACCTGAGTCAAAAGAAAAAATAAAATCTTTTGTTGAAGAAATGGGAATAGATATGAGTGAATACAAAAGGCCAATAGAGGATTATACAAGTTTTAATGACTTCTTTTATCGTGAATTAAAAGAAGGTGCTAGAAAGATAGACTACAGTGAAAATGTAATTGTTTCTCCTGCTGATGGTAAGATTTTGGCTTATCAAAATATAAAAGAAGTTGATAAATTCTTTGTAAAAGGATCTGAATTCACCTTAGAAGAATTTTTTAATGATAAAGAATTGGCAAAAAAATATGAAGATGGTACTTTTGTAATAGTAAGATTAGCTCCTGCTGATTATCATAGATTTCATTTTCCAGTAGATGGTGAAATTTCAGAAGTTAAAAAGATTTCTGGAGATTATTATTCTGTATCAACTCATGCTATAAAAACAAATTTTAGAATTTTTTGTGAAAATAAAAGAGAATATGCAATATTAAAAACAGAAAAATTTGGAGATATTGCAATGTTTGATATTGGAGCCACTATGGTTGGTGGGATAGTTCAGACATATAAAGCTAATTCTTCAGTTAAAAAAGGAGAAGAAAAAGGATATTTCCTATTTGGAGGTTCAACTTGTATCTTAGTTTTTGAAAAAGATAAAGTTATTATAGATAAAGATATAATAGAGAATTCGCAAAAGAAAATAGAAACAAGAATTTATATGGGAGAAAAATTTGGAAATGAAAAAAACTAA
- a CDS encoding nicotinate phosphoribosyltransferase, translating to MNNDFILTEFARVINSDRYQYTESDIFLMESMQNKIAVFDMFFRKTEDGGFAVVSGIQEVIHLIELLNNTSEEEKRKYFSKILEEKHLIDFLSKMKFTGNLYAIQDGEIVYPNEPVITIKAPLIEAKILETPILNIMNMNMAISTKASMVTRAADPVKVLAFGSRRAHGFDSAVEGNKAAIIGGCYGHSNLVTEYKYGIPSNGTMSHSYIQSFGVGAEAEKEAFVTFIKHRRQRKSNSLILLVDTYDTIHIGIENAIKAFKECGIDDSYEGIYGVRLDSGDLAYQSKKCRKRFDEEGFTKAKITLTNSLDEKLIRSLREQGACVDMYGVGDAIAVSKSYPCFGGVYKIVELDEEPLIKISGDVIKISNPGFKEVYRIFDKEGFAYADLVSLVKNDSDKEKLLNNEELMIRDEKYEFKNSILKKDEYTYKKLTKIYIKNGVIDKALYEDLFDIMKSQKHYFDSLAKVSPERKRLENPHSYKVDLSSDLINLKYGLINKIKNV from the coding sequence ATGAATAATGATTTTATTTTAACAGAATTTGCAAGAGTTATCAACTCAGATAGATATCAATATACTGAAAGTGATATTTTTCTTATGGAAAGTATGCAAAATAAAATAGCTGTCTTTGATATGTTTTTTAGAAAAACAGAAGATGGTGGTTTTGCAGTTGTGTCAGGAATACAAGAAGTTATACATCTTATAGAACTTTTAAATAATACATCAGAAGAAGAAAAAAGAAAATATTTTTCAAAAATTTTAGAAGAAAAGCACCTTATAGATTTTTTATCTAAAATGAAGTTTACAGGAAATTTATATGCAATACAAGATGGAGAAATTGTTTATCCAAATGAGCCTGTAATAACTATAAAAGCACCTTTGATAGAAGCTAAAATTTTAGAAACACCTATTTTAAATATAATGAATATGAATATGGCAATCTCAACAAAAGCTTCTATGGTTACAAGAGCAGCAGATCCAGTAAAAGTTTTAGCTTTTGGAAGTAGAAGAGCACATGGTTTTGATAGTGCTGTTGAAGGAAATAAAGCAGCTATAATTGGTGGTTGTTATGGACATTCAAATTTAGTTACTGAATATAAATATGGAATACCATCTAATGGAACTATGTCACATTCATATATCCAATCTTTTGGTGTTGGAGCAGAAGCAGAAAAAGAAGCTTTTGTTACTTTTATAAAACATAGAAGACAAAGAAAAAGCAACTCTTTAATTCTTTTAGTTGATACTTATGACACTATTCATATTGGAATTGAAAATGCAATAAAAGCATTTAAAGAGTGTGGAATAGATGATAGTTATGAAGGAATTTATGGAGTAAGGCTTGATTCAGGAGACTTAGCTTATCAATCTAAAAAATGTCGTAAAAGATTTGATGAAGAAGGTTTTACAAAGGCAAAAATAACTTTAACAAACTCTCTAGATGAAAAACTTATAAGATCACTTCGTGAACAAGGAGCTTGTGTTGATATGTATGGTGTTGGTGATGCCATAGCAGTAAGTAAATCTTATCCTTGTTTTGGTGGGGTATATAAAATAGTAGAACTTGATGAAGAGCCTTTAATAAAAATTTCAGGAGATGTTATCAAAATTTCTAATCCTGGATTTAAAGAAGTATATAGAATATTTGATAAAGAAGGTTTTGCTTATGCTGATTTAGTAAGCCTTGTTAAAAATGATAGTGATAAAGAAAAATTACTAAATAATGAAGAACTTATGATAAGAGATGAAAAATATGAATTTAAAAATAGTATATTGAAAAAGGATGAATATACTTATAAAAAACTTACAAAAATTTATATTAAAAATGGAGTTATAGACAAAGCCTTGTATGAAGACTTATTTGATATTATGAAATCTCAAAAACACTATTTTGATTCCTTAGCTAAGGTTTCACCAGAAAGAAAGAGATTAGAAAATCCTCATAGTTATAAGGTAGACTTATCTTCTGATTTAATAAATTTAAAATATGGCTTAATAAACAAGATTAAAAATGTCTAA
- the dtd gene encoding D-aminoacyl-tRNA deacylase, with product MRTVIQRVKHAKVSVDGKVIGEIDKGLLVLLGITHEDSIKEVKWLANKTKNLRIFEDEEEKMNLSLEDVKGKALVISQFTLYGNSIKGNRPSFIDAAKPDLAKDLYLKFIEELKSFDIETQEGEFGADMKVELLNDGPVTIIIDTKVANIK from the coding sequence ATGAGAACAGTTATACAAAGAGTTAAACATGCAAAAGTAAGTGTTGATGGAAAGGTTATAGGGGAAATTGATAAAGGACTTTTAGTTCTTTTGGGAATTACACATGAAGATAGTATAAAAGAAGTTAAATGGCTTGCAAATAAGACTAAAAATTTAAGAATTTTTGAAGATGAAGAAGAAAAAATGAATTTATCTTTAGAAGATGTAAAAGGAAAAGCTTTAGTAATTTCTCAATTTACTCTTTATGGTAATTCAATAAAAGGAAACAGACCTTCTTTTATTGATGCTGCAAAACCAGATTTAGCAAAAGATTTATATTTAAAATTTATAGAAGAGTTAAAATCTTTTGATATAGAAACACAAGAGGGAGAATTTGGTGCAGATATGAAAGTAGAACTTTTAAATGATGGACCAGTAACAATTATTATTGATACAAAAGTTGCAAACATAAAATAA
- a CDS encoding magnesium transporter, translating to MEKVYKSRVYRVIFNFLCGAVLSIFIFFIAHIWLSSLTSIIIATVIFLSYVWLVIWGNFITIIVNDKELIVKNGKKEDRYEFSKYRFHAKTVSSRNDTECTLYAVDENGNQSTIDCELIGIGQFRQLINDLKLDVGVNKINTIKKDK from the coding sequence TTGGAAAAAGTCTATAAAAGTAGGGTGTATAGAGTAATTTTTAATTTTTTATGTGGTGCAGTTCTTTCAATTTTTATTTTTTTTATTGCACATATCTGGCTAAGTTCACTAACTTCAATTATCATAGCTACTGTAATTTTCTTATCTTATGTATGGTTAGTAATCTGGGGAAATTTTATTACTATAATTGTCAATGATAAAGAACTTATTGTTAAAAATGGAAAAAAAGAAGATAGATATGAATTTAGTAAATATCGTTTTCATGCAAAAACTGTTTCTTCAAGAAATGACACAGAATGTACTTTGTATGCCGTTGATGAAAATGGAAATCAGAGTACTATAGATTGTGAATTGATTGGTATTGGTCAGTTTAGACAGCTAATAAATGATTTAAAATTAGATGTTGGTGTTAATAAAATAAATACAATAAAAAAAGACAAATAA
- a CDS encoding DMT family transporter → MDFKKIYTKLTAKQCAFIAIFFWATAFVLTKVVLKEVDATSLGVLRYFFSSVIVIFILIKQKISLPKLKDIPAFIFAGFAGYAGYIALFNMATLLSSPSTLSVINALAPAITAIVAYFIFNERIKLIGWLSMGISFCGILILTLWDGVLTVNKGILYMLAGCLLLSLYNISQRYLTKKYSSFDVSMYSMLIGGILLVIYSPSSVTNMFSISFNSLILIIYMSIFPSIISYFFWTKAFELAKSTTEVTSFMFVTPVLATFMGMIILGDIPKLSTLIGGVVIILGMILFNKTK, encoded by the coding sequence ATGGATTTTAAAAAAATATATACAAAATTAACTGCCAAACAATGTGCTTTTATTGCAATCTTTTTTTGGGCAACAGCATTTGTTCTAACAAAAGTTGTTTTAAAAGAAGTTGATGCAACAAGTCTTGGGGTTTTAAGATATTTCTTTTCTTCTGTTATAGTTATTTTTATCTTAATAAAACAAAAAATTTCTTTACCAAAGCTAAAAGATATTCCAGCTTTTATATTTGCAGGTTTTGCTGGATATGCAGGTTACATAGCACTTTTTAATATGGCAACCTTGCTTTCAAGTCCATCAACTTTAAGTGTTATAAATGCTCTTGCTCCTGCAATAACAGCCATAGTTGCATATTTTATATTTAATGAAAGAATAAAATTAATTGGTTGGCTTTCAATGGGAATATCATTTTGTGGAATTTTAATACTTACTCTTTGGGATGGTGTCTTAACAGTAAATAAAGGTATTCTATATATGTTAGCTGGTTGTTTACTACTAAGTTTATATAATATTTCTCAAAGATATTTAACTAAAAAATATTCTTCTTTTGATGTCAGTATGTATTCTATGTTAATTGGTGGAATTTTACTTGTTATATATTCTCCAAGTTCAGTAACAAATATGTTTTCTATAAGTTTTAACTCTTTAATTTTAATTATATACATGTCAATTTTTCCTAGTATAATTTCTTATTTTTTTTGGACAAAAGCATTTGAACTGGCAAAATCTACAACAGAAGTTACATCTTTTATGTTTGTAACACCTGTTCTTGCAACTTTTATGGGAATGATAATTCTAGGAGATATTCCAAAATTATCAACACTTATTGGAGGTGTAGTAATTATTTTAGGAATGATATTGTTTAATAAAACAAAATAA
- a CDS encoding IS110 family RNA-guided transposase yields MNKIQTITSDTLIVGVDIAKNIQWAQFINFRGIEVSKHICFENNYSGFNSIMEKIEEIKSKNNFLSVIVGMEPTGHYWKTFATFLHNNGIKVVQVNPYHTKKAKELDDNSQTKSDKKDALVIAKLIKNGRYSAIYFPEGEYADLRNLSNTRLEVSRLLNICKNRIHACVDEYFPEFETVFKSFIKGKVALHILKRIPFPTDILELTLEDIISVIREAAKKSVGKKKAEELIRAAKVSIGVKVGLEGARIRLNNLLEEYELYHNQLEKIEKEMAQELEKTGYKDILTSIPGIGIISSASFIGEIGDPKRFSNPQQIIRLAGYNLVEDSSGKHKSKTMISKRGRKILRTILYKISLIVVCKNQEIKLLYKYLITRKENPLKKKQALIVISGKMVKIMYSLIKKEEVYDKEKVLGIYRKQQIVA; encoded by the coding sequence ATTAATAAAATTCAAACTATCACTTCAGATACTCTAATTGTTGGAGTTGATATTGCAAAAAATATCCAATGGGCTCAATTTATTAACTTTAGAGGTATAGAAGTTTCTAAACATATTTGTTTTGAAAATAACTATTCTGGTTTTAATAGTATAATGGAAAAAATTGAAGAAATCAAGTCTAAAAATAATTTTTTATCTGTCATAGTAGGTATGGAACCTACTGGACATTATTGGAAAACTTTTGCTACTTTTCTTCATAATAATGGTATAAAGGTTGTACAAGTTAATCCATATCATACTAAAAAAGCTAAAGAACTTGATGACAATTCACAAACAAAAAGTGATAAAAAAGATGCGCTTGTAATTGCTAAATTAATAAAAAATGGTCGTTACAGTGCAATATATTTTCCAGAAGGAGAATATGCTGATCTTAGAAATCTTTCTAATACTAGATTAGAAGTTTCTCGTTTATTAAATATTTGTAAAAATAGGATACATGCTTGTGTGGATGAATATTTTCCAGAATTTGAAACAGTATTTAAAAGTTTTATTAAAGGAAAAGTTGCACTTCATATTTTGAAAAGAATTCCATTCCCAACAGATATTTTAGAACTTACATTAGAAGATATAATTTCAGTTATTAGAGAAGCTGCAAAGAAAAGTGTTGGTAAAAAGAAAGCAGAAGAATTAATTAGAGCAGCTAAAGTGAGTATAGGAGTAAAAGTAGGTTTAGAAGGCGCTAGAATTAGGTTAAATAATCTTTTAGAAGAATATGAGCTATATCATAATCAATTGGAAAAAATTGAAAAAGAGATGGCGCAAGAACTTGAAAAAACAGGTTACAAAGATATACTAACAAGTATTCCTGGAATTGGAATAATAAGTTCAGCAAGTTTTATTGGTGAAATAGGAGATCCAAAAAGATTTTCTAATCCACAACAAATAATAAGATTAGCAGGTTACAATTTAGTAGAAGATAGTTCAGGAAAACATAAAAGTAAAACTATGATATCAAAGCGTGGAAGAAAAATTTTAAGAACGATATTATACAAAATATCATTAATAGTTGTATGTAAAAATCAGGAGATAAAATTACTATATAAATATTTAATAACAAGAAAGGAAAATCCATTAAAAAAGAAACAAGCGCTAATAGTAATATCAGGGAAAATGGTAAAGATAATGTATAGTTTAATAAAAAAAGAGGAGGTCTATGATAAAGAAAAAGTATTAGGTATATATAGAAAGCAACAAATAGTTGCATAA